GAGCGCAGCAGATAGGCGAGCGAATAACCGCGCCCGTCGGTGAATTTCGCAAAGTCCACCGCAACGAGCGCCAGGCGCTCGACCCAGGGCGCGATCCGGTCCGGCTCATCGCCGCCGCTCAGCCAGACGCCGACATCTCCGCGGCGCAGAAGCTCCTCGTGGCGTTCCAGCCAGAGCGCGAGCGGGACGAGGACGCGACCCGCAGGAACGTCCACCGCCCCTGAAGGTGCTCCGGGCGCCGGGCGCAGCACCTGCCAGTCGTCCGCCGCGATGGCGTCACCCCGGATGATTTCAGGCATCGGCCGCCACCTCCCGACCGGCCTCAACCGCCCTGCCGGGTGCGGCCGTACCGTACACGCCGGCCTTGAACGGCGCGATTCCCACCCGCTCCACCGTATCGATGAAACGCTCGCCCGCCTGCCGATGCGCGAGATAGACATCGATCAACCGGGCGACCACGTCCGGCATGTCCTGCGCCTTGAACGAAGGCCCGATCACCTTGCCGATCGCGCTGCGCGCACCGCTCGAGCGCGAGCCGTCGGCACCGCCGATCGACACCTGGTACCACTCCTCGCCGTCCTTGTCGACGCCCAAGATGCCGATGTGGCCGGCATGGTGGTGGCCGCAGGAATTCATGCACCCCGAGATGTTCAGGTTCAGCTCGCCGATGTCGTGCAGATAGTCCAGGTCTTCGAAGCGGCGCTGAATCGCCTCGGCGACGGGGATCGATCTCGCATTGGCGAGCGAGCAGAAGTCTCCGCCGGGGCAGGCGATGATATCGGTGAGCAGCCCCGGGTTCGGCGTGGCAAGTCCGGCCTCGCGAGCTTCCCGCCATAGCGCGTGAAGGTCACCGGAGCGCACGTCGGGCAGAATCAGGTTCTGTTCGTGCGAGACGCGGATCTCCCCGAAACCGAAGCGCTCGGACCAGTCGGCAACACGCTCCATCTGCTCCGCGGTCGCGTCGCCGGGCGGCACCCCGGTCTTTTTCAGGGACAGGACCACCGCGCGATAGCCCGGCACGCGGTGCGCGCGCACCGCTCGCTCTGCCCATCGCGCAAAGGCGCGATTCTCGCCAAGACGGCGGAGGTACTCCGTTTCGTGGTCCGCCCGCGGCAGGTAATCGGGAGCGAGGAAGAACGCGGACACGCGCGCCAGCTCCTGCTCGGTCAGCGTGCCCGGTCCATCCTTGATGAGCGCCCACTCGTCCTCGACCTGGCGCGCAAACTGCGTCGCGCCGATGGCCTTCACCAGGATCTTGATGCGGGCCTTGAAGAGGTTGTCGCGGCGTCCGTAGCGGTTGTAGACGCGCAGAATCGCCTCGACGTACGTCGTCATATGGCGCCACGGCAGGAACTCGCGAATGACCGCCCCGAGCATCGGCGTGCGCCCCATGCCGCCGCCCACCGACACCCGCATGCCGAGCTCGCCGTCGGGGGCGCGCCGCAGATACAGCCCGATATCGTGAAAGGCGGTCGCCGAGCGATCCTCCTCGGACGCGTTGATCGCGATCTTGAACTTGCGCGGCAGGAAGCTGAACTCCGGATGAAACGTGGACCACTGGCGCAGAATTTCGCAGAATGGCCGCGGGTCGGCGATCTCGTCGGGCGCCACGCCGGCGAACTCGTCGGTCGTGATGTTGCGCACGCAGTTGCCGCTGGTCTGGATGGCATGCATTTGCACCGCGGCCAGTTCGGCCAGGATGTCCGGAGTGTCCTCCAGCCGCGGCCAGTTGAACTGAAGGTTCTGCCGGGTGGAGAAGTGGCCGTAGCCGCGGTCGTAGCGGCGGGCGATGCCGGCCAGCGTGCGCATCTGATGCGCGGAAAGAACCCCGTAGGGAATCGCCACGCGCAGCATGGGCGCATGCTTCTGCAGGTAGAGCCCGTTCTGCAAACGCAGCGGGCGGAACTCGTCCTCGGTGAGTTCTCCCGCGAGGAAGCGCCTTACCTGATCCCGATACTGGGCCACGCGCTGCGCCACCAGCGCGCGATCGACCCGGTCGTACGCGTACATTGCTGTGCCCTGCCTGTGGGTCCGTCCGGAGCCTGACGCCCCGACACGGGCGCGCGACCGAGCGCGGTTCGCGCTCCGGGTATTCGGTGCCAGCGGATGTTAGCAATGGCACAATATTGCGGGAACGAATATTCAGTTAGATTCAAATAACATCTGCGCATTTGAAAGGGGGGTCACTTTCAGACCATGCGATTGCAACAGCTTCGATACATCCACGAAGTCGCCCGCAACAACCTCAACCTCTCGCAGGCGGCGGAGGTGCTCTACACCTCGCAGCCCGGCATCAGCAAGCAGATCAAGAGCCTGGAAGACGAGCTCGGCGTTCAGATCTTCGTGCGCCACGGCAAACGCGTGGTCGCGGTGACGGAGCCGGGAAAGGTCATCCTGCAGATCGCCGAGCGGGTGCTCCAGGACGTCGCCAGTCTCAAGCAGGCGAGCGAGGAGTTCACTCGCGAGGACGTGGGCAGCCTGACGATTGCCACCACCCACACCCAGGCGCGCTACGCGCTGCCGCCGGTGATCAAGAAGTTCCGCGAGCGCTATCCCCGGGTCAGGCTGTCCCTGCACCAGGGCAACCCGACGCAAATCTCGGAGCTGACGACCTCCGGTCAGGCCGATTTCGCGATCGCGACGGAGGCGATCGAGTACTACCAGGACCTGGTCATGCTGCCATGCTACGAATGGAACCGCTGCGTCCTGACGCCGCCGGGCCATCCGCTGCTCAAGGTGAAGAGACTCACGCTGGAGGAAATCGCCCGCTACCCGATCATCACCTACGACTTCGCGTTCACCGGACGATCGAAGATCAACGAAGCATTTTCCCGGCGCGGACTGACCCCCAACGTCGTGTTGACCGCAATCGACGCCGATGTCATCAAGACTTATGTCGAGCTGGGGCTCGGCATCGGGATCGTCGCGATGATGGCCTACGATCCGCGCCGAGACAGCGGGCTCAGAGCGCTCGACGCCAGCCACCTGTTCGAGTCGAGCACCACGCGCATCGGCATCCGCAAGAACGCCTATCTGCGCGGCTACATGTACGACTTCATCGAGATGTTCGCGCCGCACTTGACGCGAAAAGTGGTCGAGACCGCGATGCGCGCCAAGGCCTGACCGTTCAGCCGTCTCGCACCCTTTTGCTGAAGTCGGCGGGGCGAAATCCGAGCAGCCAAAGGGCGGCGAAGTAGCTGGCTGCGCCGGCGAACACCAGCATCGCCAGCCGCACCACCCGGTCCAGCGCACGCCCCTGCAGCCAGAGTTCGGCGTCCCCCATGGTCCAGGCGAGCACCGCCCCCATGACGCAGACGGCGGCTGCCACCTTGATCAGGAAGACCGGCCAGCCGGGCGCCGGCCGATAGACGGCGTGCTGGCGCAACTTCCAGAACAGCAACCCGGCGTTGAGCCATGCCGCGAGCGAGATCGACAACGCCAGCCCGGCGTGGCGCAACCACCAGATGAACGCCAGGTTCATCAGCTGCGTGGCCGCGAGCGTGATCAGCGCGATGCGGACCGGCGTGCGGATGTTCTGCCGGGCGTAGAATCCGGGCGCCAGCACTTTGACCAGAATCAGCGCCAGCAGACCGAGGCTGTAGGCGACCAGCGCCCGCTGGGTCATGAACACATCGTTTGCGCCGAATTCGCCGTGGCGGAACAACGTCGCGATCAGGGGGAGCGCCAGCACGGCCAGCGCGACCGCGCAGGGCGCGGCCAGCAGGAAGGTGAGCCGCAGGCCCCAGTCGAGCAGCGTCGAGTATTCCGCGGGGGTTCTCTCCGCGAAACTTCGCGACAGGCTCGGCAGCAAGATCGTGCCCAGCGCCACGCCCAGCAGCCCGGTGGGAAACTCCATCAAGCGGTCCGCGTAATAGAGCCAGGACACGCTGCCCGTGACGAGAAACGAGGCGAAGATGGTGTTGACCCACAGCGAGAGCTGGCTCACGGATACGCCGAGGACCGCTGGCGCCATGAGGGAAAGAATCTTGCGCAGGCCGGGGTCGTGCGGTGACCAGCGCGGCCGTGGCAGCATGCCGACCCTGAGCAGAAACGGCAGTTGGAATGCGAGCTGCAGGACGCCGCCGATAAAGACCGCCCAGGCGAGCGCCATGATGGGGGGGTGGAAGTACGGAGCCAGCCACAGGGCAAAGACGATGAAGGAGATATTGAGCAACGCCGGCGTGAGCGCGGGAACGGAGAACCGAGACCAGGTGTTGAGAATCCCTGCGGCGAGCGAAGTCAGCGAGATGAACAAAATGTAGGGAAAAGTGATGCGCAGCAGCTCGACGGTGACAGAAAACTTGTCCGGCGTGGCGGCAAAGCCCGGTGCGCTGAGATAAACGATCAGCGGCGCGGCCAGGACCCCGATCACGGAAACCGCGATCAGGGCGGCGCCGAGCACGGTAGCCACGCGGTCGACCAGCAGGCGCGTCTCGGTTTCGCCGCGGCTGTTGCGGTACTCGCCCAGCACCGGGACGAATGCTTGCGAGAACGCCCCCTCGGCAAACAATCGCCGCAGCAGATTGGGGAGCTTGAAGGCCACGAAGAAGGCATCGGTGTAAATCCCGGCGCCGAAGGCGCGGGCGATCACCATGTCGCGAACGAAGCCGAGCACCCGGGACACGAGGGTCAAGCTGCTGACCGTGGCGAGGGCTTTGAGCAGGTTCATTCTTGTCGAAAGGCAGGGCAGCCGATTCTAGCCCAGCGCGGCCGGTTGACCCGGCGCGCTCCGCTTCGCGGAAAGCGCGGAGAAAGCGGTTGCGTCGCGAGGCCCGGAACAGTACCATAGCGCGATTTTTTCGGAGCCTTAGGTTCGGAGGAAGTCCGCATGGCCAACATCGCATCGGCGAAAAAGCGAGCCCGCCAGGCGATCAAGCGTCGCGCCCACAACATGTCCCTGAGGAGCGAACTGCGCACGATGATCAAGAACGTGCGCAAGGCGATCGCCGGGGGCGACAAGACCAAAGCCGCGCAGGCGCTGCGGGCGGCGCAGTCGCGCATCGACTCGATCGCAGACAAGAAGATCGTTCACAAGAACGCGGCCGCCCGTTACAAGAGCCGGCTGGCCGCGGCGATCAAGGCCATGGCCTGAAGCCGCCCCCGGCAGTGGCAGGAACGACAAGAAGCCCGCGGAGTCCTCTGCGGGCTTTTTCTTTGGTGGGGCGGCGCCTGCTGTGCCCGGCGGGCTTGCTGGCATGAGTGACGCTTGGCCAACCCACACGATGTCTCCAGTGGCTCCCCCGGACCCTCTTTCGGCTCACGCCGCCCACAATACGGCCCGTTAGCGCTGCGCTGTCTATGGACAAGCCGGTCAGCAAGATCCTGGTGGTCAACGACGAGACGCTGGTCCTCAAGGAGTTCGTCAGGGGCCTGAACGCAGCCGCAAAGAGTCTGGACAACCCGCTTGGCATCACCTTTGTCGGCGTCACCACCGCACGCGAAGCGTTGTCCGCGATCGAAACCGACGGCGATCTCCAGGCGGTCATCGTCGATGACACGCTCTACACGCTGAAAAACGAAACCAACGGCAGCAGCCGGGTCCTGCAGATGTCTGCGCTGGAACTGGTTCAGAGGATCACGCGGCTGCGGCCCGAGCTGGACATCTACGTCCTGATCGCGCAGGACCAGGAGGATGAGGTGGTCGACGCGCTCTTCACCGAAGCCGTGGACGGTTATTTCTACCGCGGGGAGCGCGACTATCGGGGGATGTACCGCATCCTCAACGCACAGCTACAGGAGCGTTCGGCCACGCCGTTCTACGACGCGCTCAAGTCCTACGTGCTGATGGCGAAGGACGCCTGGCACACGCCCGGCCACTCTTCCGGCGACAGTCTGCGCGACAGTCCGTGGGTGTCGGACTTCTACGAATTCATGGGCGAGCACGTATTCGATGCCGATCTGTCGGTGTCGGTTCCGATGCTCGATTCGCTGATGGAGCCCACCGGCGTGATCGCGGAAGCACAGAAGCTCGCCGCGAAGGCCTTCGGCGCGCGGCGGACCTTCTTTGCGACCAACGGCACATCGACCGGCAACAAGGTCATCTTTCAGACGCTGCTCGCGCCGGGCGAGAAGTTGCTGCTCGACCGCAACTGCCATAAATCGGTTCACCACGGCGTGGTGCTCTCCGGCGCCCATCCGATTTACCTGGATTCTTCCGTCAATCGCAAGTTCGGGATCTTCGGCCCGGTGCCCAAGTCGACCATCTTCAAGGCGATCGAAGAGCATTCGGACGCAGAAGCGCTCATCCTGACCTCGTGCACCTACGACGGGCTACGCTACGATCTGCAGCCCATCATCGAGGCGGCCCACGCGAAGAAAATCAAGGTCATCATCGACGAAGCGTGGTACGGCTTCGCCCGCTTCCACCCCTTCTTCCGGCCCACTGCGCTGGAGGCGGGCGCCGACTACGCAACGCAATCCACCCACAAGGTCCTGTCCGCGTTCTCGCAGGCGTCGATGATCCACGTCAACGACCCGGACTTCAACGAGCACATCTTCCGCGAGAACTTCAACATGCACACCTCGACCAGCCCGCAGTACAGCATGATCGCGAGCCTGGACGTGGCACGCAAGCAGGCTTCGATGGAGGGCTTCAAGCTGCTCGGTCGCACGCTCGAGCTGGCGCAGGAGCTGCGTGCGCAGATCAACTCGAGCGGGGTTTTCCGTGTGCTGGAACTGGAAGACCTGCTTCCCGAGGAAGTCAAGGACGACGGCATCAAGCTGGACCCGACCAAGGTCACGGTCGACATCTCGGCCTGCGGCTACACGGTGGAGGAGCTGCAAAGAGAACTGTTCGATCGCTACAACATACAGGTCGAGAAGTCGACCTTCAACACGCTCTCGCTGCTGCTCACCATCGGCACGACGCGCTCCAAGGTCTCGCGCCTGTACGACGCCCTGATGCGCATCGCGCGCGAGGGGCGCGCGCAGCGCCGGCTCTACAAGTCGCCCGACATCCCGAGCTTCACCACGCTGCGCTATCTGCCGCGGGATGCGTTCTACTGCGGCGGAGAGCTGCAGCCGCTGGTCGACGAGCAGGACAAGCTCAACAAGGAATTGCAGGGCCGGGTGTCGGCCGACCAGATCGTGCCCTACCCCCCGGGCATTCCCGTGCTGGTGCCGGGTCAGCTGATCACCGAAGACATCGTCTACTACCTGGTTGGCCTGCTGCGCAGCCAGAAACGCGTCGAAATGCACGGCATCGTCTACGACGGCTACCTGCCCTGCGTGCGCGTTCTGACGGCGACCGAGGAAAGGAAGCTCAAGCGACTGAAGTAACCGGCCGCGCCAGGCGGCTCGCTGTCCCGCCAACCGGCTGCGGCGCTGCTACAATCATCCGCGACGCGTGCGAACACGGCGGCACCATGCCGCCGTGTGCGTTTTTGGCCGGTGGATAACGAGAGGAATCATGCAGCACCTGATGGACACCTATGCGCGGCAACCGGTGGCTTTCGTCCGGGGCGAGGGCGCCTGGCTATGGGATGCCGAAGGTCGGCGCTATCTGGACGGGCTGTGCGGTATCGCGGTGTCCGGTCTCGGTCACGCGCATCCGAGGTTCGTGCGGGCGCTGGCCGAGCAGGCGGGGCGCATCGTGCATGCATCGAATCTGTATCGCATTCCTGAACAGGAAGCGCTGGCGCAGAAGCTGTGCGCGATTTCGGGAATGGACGCCGCGTTCTTCTGCAACTCGGGCTGCGAGGCGAACGAGGCGGCGATCAAGCTGGCGCGGCTCTATGGCCACCAGCGCGCGATCGAGGTGCCCGCCGTGGTCGTGATGGAGAAGGCATTTCACGGGCGGAGCATCGCGACGTTGTCCGCAACCGGCAGCCGCAAGGTACAAGCCGGGTTCGAGCCGCTGCTGACCGGGTTCGTGCGGGTCCCCTTCGGCGACCACGCGGTGCTCGACCAGGTGGCGGCAAACAACCCCAGCATCGTGGCCGTGCTGGTGGAGCCGATTCAAGGCGAGGGGGGGGTCAACGTCCCGGACAAAGGCTACCTGGCCGCCCTGCGTGCTGCCTGCGATCGCCATGGATGGCTGCTCATGCTCGACGAAGTACAAAGCGGCATGGGGCGTACCGGCAAGTGGTTCGCCCATCAACACGCCGGGATCCAGGCGGACGTCATGACGCTGGCCAAGGGTCTGGGCAACGGATTTCCGATCGGCGCCTGCCTGGCGCGCGGCAAGGCGGCGAGCGTTTTCAAGCCCGGATCGCACGGTTCGACCTTTGGCGGCAACCCCCTCGCGTGCGTGGCGGCGCTGACCACCGTTTCGATCATCGAGGAGGAAGGGCTTCTGAGGCGGGCCGAGCATCTGGGTCGATGGATGCTGGAGGCGTTGCGCGAGTCGCTCCAGGACCTGCCGGCCGTGCGCGAAATCCGCGGCCAAGGACTCATGATCGGAATCGAGCTCGACCGGCCCTGCGGCGACCTGGTCAAGCAAGCGCTCGATCAGGGCCTGCTGATCAACGTCACGGCGGACACCGTCGTGCGCCTGCTCCCGCCGCTGACCATGACTGACGCCGAAGCACGACAACTGGTCGCCGGCGTGACCCGATCGATCCGGGCGCTGGTGTCGGCCGAGACGGCGGCGACTGGCTGAACATGCGCGCGATCAGGCACTTCCTGCAGCTCAAGGACTTTTCGCGCGGCGAGCTGGAGTATCTCTTTGAGCGCACGCGCTGGATCAAGGAGAAGTTCAAGCGCTATGAGCGTTACTGGCCGCTCGCCGACCGTACCCTGGTGATGATCTTCGAGAAGGCTTCGACGCGCACCCGGCTGTCGTTCGAGGCGGGCATGCAGCAACTCGGCGGCAGCGCGATCTATCTGAACACCCGTGACTCGCAACTCGGGCGCGGAGAGCCTGTGGAGGACGCGGCCGAGGTCATCTCGCGCATGAGCGATCTGGTGATGATCCGCACCTTCGAGCAGTCGATCATCGAGCGCTTCGCCGCCCACTCGCGCGTGCCGGTGATCAACGGGCTGACCAACCAATATCATCCCTGCCAGATCCTAGCGGACATCTATACATACATCGACCTGCGCGGCTCGATCGAGGGCAGGACCGTCGCGTGGATCGGCGACGCCAACAACGTCTGTCACACCTGGCTGCAGGCGGCCACGCTCTTCGGTTTCGCGCTGCACGTATCCACACCCCCCGGCTACGAAGTCCGGCCGGACCGGGCGGGGATCGTTGACGCGAGCCACCTGAAGACCTTCGCCGACCCTTACGAAGCCGCGCGCGGTGCCGACCTGGTCACCACCGACGTGTGGACCAGCATGGGCTTCGAGGCGGAAGATGCGGTACGCAAGAAGGCTTTCGAGCGCTGGCAGGTCAACGCGCAGATAATGAAGGCCGCCAAGTCCGACGCGCTCTTCATGCATTGCCTGCCCGCTCACCGCGGCGAGGAGGTGGCCGCCGAGGTCATCGACGGGCCGCAAAGCGTCGTGTGGGAGGAAGCGGAGAACCGGCTGCACACGCAGAAGGCGCTCATGGAATATCTGCTGCTGGGACGGGTCGAATAGGTACTCCGCGCCGGATTCGCCGCGGTTTTCTTCCATTCGCTGACGAGGAGTATCTCGATGTTTCGTACGCTGATGTCTTGCCTGTTGTTGGCCGTACTTTCGCTCGGCTTGCCGGCCCGGGCGCAGGAGCAAGTCGCCACCATTCGCGACCAGAACGGCTGCCAGATCTACAACCCCAACCCACAGCGCGAGGAAACGGTTCGCTGGAGCGGAGGCTGCGCGAACGGTTTTGCCGAGGGGGAAGGCGTCCTCGAGTGGTATGTGGGCGGGCGCCTGGAAGAACGCTACGAGGGCAGCATGCGCGCCGGCTGGGCCGAGGGAATCGGGACGTTTACCTCGCGCCAGGGCTTCCGCTACAAGGGCGAGTGGAAGCGCAGCCAGCAGGACGGCCAGGGTGTCTCTCAGAGTCCCGACGGCAGCGTCTATGACGGCCAGTGGCGCGCCGGCAAGCCGCACGGCTGGGGTATCTACCGGACACCCGATGGCCAGACCGTCGAGGGTGAATGGGAGAACGGTGAGATCAAGTCGGGATCGAGCTCGCGCCGGATCTAGCCGGGCACACCTTATTCAGACAACTGGGAGAACATGAGACCGATCAAGAAAGTCGTGCTGGCGTATTCCGGCGGCCTTGATACTTCGGTGATCCTGAAGTGGCTGCAGGACCGATACGGCTGTGAGGTCATCACCTTTACCGCCGACATCGGGCAGGGCGAGGAACTGGCGCCTGCCCGCAGGAAGGCACGCATGATGGGCGTGAAGCAGATCTTCATCGAGGACTTGCGCGAGGAGTTCGCGCGCGATTTCGTGTTCCCCATGTTCCGGGCCAATGCCGTGTACGAAGGCGAGTACCTGCTGGGTACCTCGATCGCCCGCCCCCTGATCGCCAAGCACCTGGTCGAAATCGCGCGCCGCACCGGCGCCGACGCTGTTGCCCACGGTGCGACCGGCAAGGGCAACGACCAGGTGCGCTTCGAGCTGGGCGCCTACGCGTTGATGCCCGACGTGCGCATCATCGCGCCGTGGCGCGAGTGGGACCTGCTGTCGCGCGAAAAGCTGTTGCAGTACGCCGAGCGGCATGGAATTCCGGTGGATTTCAAGAGAAAACGGGGCGCCGCGCCCTACTCCATGGACGCCAACCTGCTGCACATCTCGTACGAGGGCGGCGTCCTGGAAGATCCGGACTACGAGCCCGATGAGTCGATGTGGCGCATCACCGTCTCACCGCAGAAGGCACCCGACCGCCCGGAGTACGTCGAGCTCGAATACCGGCACGGCGACATCGTGGCCGTCAACGGCAAGAAACTGAGCCCGGCCCAGGCGCTTGCCACGCTCAACCGCATCGGCGGCAGGCACGGGGTGGGCCGCCTCGACATC
The genomic region above belongs to Burkholderiales bacterium and contains:
- a CDS encoding nitrite/sulfite reductase, whose protein sequence is MYAYDRVDRALVAQRVAQYRDQVRRFLAGELTEDEFRPLRLQNGLYLQKHAPMLRVAIPYGVLSAHQMRTLAGIARRYDRGYGHFSTRQNLQFNWPRLEDTPDILAELAAVQMHAIQTSGNCVRNITTDEFAGVAPDEIADPRPFCEILRQWSTFHPEFSFLPRKFKIAINASEEDRSATAFHDIGLYLRRAPDGELGMRVSVGGGMGRTPMLGAVIREFLPWRHMTTYVEAILRVYNRYGRRDNLFKARIKILVKAIGATQFARQVEDEWALIKDGPGTLTEQELARVSAFFLAPDYLPRADHETEYLRRLGENRAFARWAERAVRAHRVPGYRAVVLSLKKTGVPPGDATAEQMERVADWSERFGFGEIRVSHEQNLILPDVRSGDLHALWREAREAGLATPNPGLLTDIIACPGGDFCSLANARSIPVAEAIQRRFEDLDYLHDIGELNLNISGCMNSCGHHHAGHIGILGVDKDGEEWYQVSIGGADGSRSSGARSAIGKVIGPSFKAQDMPDVVARLIDVYLAHRQAGERFIDTVERVGIAPFKAGVYGTAAPGRAVEAGREVAADA
- the cysB gene encoding HTH-type transcriptional regulator CysB → MRLQQLRYIHEVARNNLNLSQAAEVLYTSQPGISKQIKSLEDELGVQIFVRHGKRVVAVTEPGKVILQIAERVLQDVASLKQASEEFTREDVGSLTIATTHTQARYALPPVIKKFRERYPRVRLSLHQGNPTQISELTTSGQADFAIATEAIEYYQDLVMLPCYEWNRCVLTPPGHPLLKVKRLTLEEIARYPIITYDFAFTGRSKINEAFSRRGLTPNVVLTAIDADVIKTYVELGLGIGIVAMMAYDPRRDSGLRALDASHLFESSTTRIGIRKNAYLRGYMYDFIEMFAPHLTRKVVETAMRAKA
- the murJ gene encoding murein biosynthesis integral membrane protein MurJ codes for the protein MNLLKALATVSSLTLVSRVLGFVRDMVIARAFGAGIYTDAFFVAFKLPNLLRRLFAEGAFSQAFVPVLGEYRNSRGETETRLLVDRVATVLGAALIAVSVIGVLAAPLIVYLSAPGFAATPDKFSVTVELLRITFPYILFISLTSLAAGILNTWSRFSVPALTPALLNISFIVFALWLAPYFHPPIMALAWAVFIGGVLQLAFQLPFLLRVGMLPRPRWSPHDPGLRKILSLMAPAVLGVSVSQLSLWVNTIFASFLVTGSVSWLYYADRLMEFPTGLLGVALGTILLPSLSRSFAERTPAEYSTLLDWGLRLTFLLAAPCAVALAVLALPLIATLFRHGEFGANDVFMTQRALVAYSLGLLALILVKVLAPGFYARQNIRTPVRIALITLAATQLMNLAFIWWLRHAGLALSISLAAWLNAGLLFWKLRQHAVYRPAPGWPVFLIKVAAAVCVMGAVLAWTMGDAELWLQGRALDRVVRLAMLVFAGAASYFAALWLLGFRPADFSKRVRDG
- the rpsT gene encoding 30S ribosomal protein S20, translated to MANIASAKKRARQAIKRRAHNMSLRSELRTMIKNVRKAIAGGDKTKAAQALRAAQSRIDSIADKKIVHKNAAARYKSRLAAAIKAMA
- a CDS encoding aminotransferase class I/II-fold pyridoxal phosphate-dependent enzyme; translation: MDKPVSKILVVNDETLVLKEFVRGLNAAAKSLDNPLGITFVGVTTAREALSAIETDGDLQAVIVDDTLYTLKNETNGSSRVLQMSALELVQRITRLRPELDIYVLIAQDQEDEVVDALFTEAVDGYFYRGERDYRGMYRILNAQLQERSATPFYDALKSYVLMAKDAWHTPGHSSGDSLRDSPWVSDFYEFMGEHVFDADLSVSVPMLDSLMEPTGVIAEAQKLAAKAFGARRTFFATNGTSTGNKVIFQTLLAPGEKLLLDRNCHKSVHHGVVLSGAHPIYLDSSVNRKFGIFGPVPKSTIFKAIEEHSDAEALILTSCTYDGLRYDLQPIIEAAHAKKIKVIIDEAWYGFARFHPFFRPTALEAGADYATQSTHKVLSAFSQASMIHVNDPDFNEHIFRENFNMHTSTSPQYSMIASLDVARKQASMEGFKLLGRTLELAQELRAQINSSGVFRVLELEDLLPEEVKDDGIKLDPTKVTVDISACGYTVEELQRELFDRYNIQVEKSTFNTLSLLLTIGTTRSKVSRLYDALMRIAREGRAQRRLYKSPDIPSFTTLRYLPRDAFYCGGELQPLVDEQDKLNKELQGRVSADQIVPYPPGIPVLVPGQLITEDIVYYLVGLLRSQKRVEMHGIVYDGYLPCVRVLTATEERKLKRLK
- a CDS encoding aspartate aminotransferase family protein, giving the protein MQHLMDTYARQPVAFVRGEGAWLWDAEGRRYLDGLCGIAVSGLGHAHPRFVRALAEQAGRIVHASNLYRIPEQEALAQKLCAISGMDAAFFCNSGCEANEAAIKLARLYGHQRAIEVPAVVVMEKAFHGRSIATLSATGSRKVQAGFEPLLTGFVRVPFGDHAVLDQVAANNPSIVAVLVEPIQGEGGVNVPDKGYLAALRAACDRHGWLLMLDEVQSGMGRTGKWFAHQHAGIQADVMTLAKGLGNGFPIGACLARGKAASVFKPGSHGSTFGGNPLACVAALTTVSIIEEEGLLRRAEHLGRWMLEALRESLQDLPAVREIRGQGLMIGIELDRPCGDLVKQALDQGLLINVTADTVVRLLPPLTMTDAEARQLVAGVTRSIRALVSAETAATG
- the argF gene encoding ornithine carbamoyltransferase; this translates as MRAIRHFLQLKDFSRGELEYLFERTRWIKEKFKRYERYWPLADRTLVMIFEKASTRTRLSFEAGMQQLGGSAIYLNTRDSQLGRGEPVEDAAEVISRMSDLVMIRTFEQSIIERFAAHSRVPVINGLTNQYHPCQILADIYTYIDLRGSIEGRTVAWIGDANNVCHTWLQAATLFGFALHVSTPPGYEVRPDRAGIVDASHLKTFADPYEAARGADLVTTDVWTSMGFEAEDAVRKKAFERWQVNAQIMKAAKSDALFMHCLPAHRGEEVAAEVIDGPQSVVWEEAENRLHTQKALMEYLLLGRVE
- a CDS encoding argininosuccinate synthase; translation: MRPIKKVVLAYSGGLDTSVILKWLQDRYGCEVITFTADIGQGEELAPARRKARMMGVKQIFIEDLREEFARDFVFPMFRANAVYEGEYLLGTSIARPLIAKHLVEIARRTGADAVAHGATGKGNDQVRFELGAYALMPDVRIIAPWREWDLLSREKLLQYAERHGIPVDFKRKRGAAPYSMDANLLHISYEGGVLEDPDYEPDESMWRITVSPQKAPDRPEYVELEYRHGDIVAVNGKKLSPAQALATLNRIGGRHGVGRLDIVENRYVGMKSRGCYETPGGTIMLKAHRAIESITLDREVLALKDDLMPRYARMIYNGYWFSPERRLLQTLIDESQAPVNGRVRLKLYKGTVLVTGRESRRDSLFDPRIATFDDDRGAYDQADAAGFIRLNALRM